From a single Poecilia reticulata strain Guanapo linkage group LG2, Guppy_female_1.0+MT, whole genome shotgun sequence genomic region:
- the gjb8 gene encoding gap junction protein beta 8 translates to MSWGALYAQLGGVNKHSTSLGKIWLSVLFIFRITILVLAAESVWGDEQSDFTCNTQQPGCKNVCYDHFFPVSHIRLWCLQLIFVSTPALLVAMHVAYRKRGDKKTILASNRTEKSDLEILKKRRLPITGPLWWTYTCSLFFRLIFEGGFMYALYFVYNGFQMPRLVKCEQWPCPNKVDCFISRPTEKTVFTIFMVASSAICMVLNVAELLYLIVKALLRCMDRSSKRKHPYAESVSRDNKRNETLLLSSSTDSSSNKTVC, encoded by the coding sequence ATGAGTTGGGGGGCACTCTACGCCCAGCTGGGCGGCGTCAACAAACACTCCACCAGCCTTGGGAAGATCTGGCTCTCCGTCCTCTTCATCTTCCGCATCACCATCCTGGTCCTGGCCGCCGAGAGCGTTTGGGGCGACGAGCAGTCGGACTTCACGTGCAACACGCAGCAGCCCGGCTGCAAGAACGTCTGCTACGACCACTTCTTCCCCGTGTCGCATATCCGCTTGTGGTGCCTGCAGCTCATCTTCGTCTCCACGCCGGCCCTGCTCGTCGCCATGCACGTCGCGTACAGGAAGCGCGGCGACAAGAAGACCATTCTGGCCTCCAACCGCACCGAAAAGTCCGACCTGGAGATCCTGAAAAAAAGGCGTCTGCCCATCACGGGCCCTCTTTGGTGGACCTACACCTGCAGCCTGTTCTTCCGCCTCATCTTTGAGGGCGGCTTCATGTACGCGCTGTACTTCGTCTACAACGGCTTCCAGATGCCCCGGCTCGTGAAGTGTGAGCAGTGGCCCTGCCCCAACAAGGTGGACTGCTTCATCTCCCGACCGACGGAGAAGACCGTCTTCACCATCTTCATGGTGGCCTCTTCGGCCATCTGCATGGTGCTGAACGTTGCCGAGCTGCTCTACCTCATCGTCAAGGCACTCCTGAGGTGCATGGACCGGTCGAGCAAGAGGAAACACCCCTACGCGGAGAGCGTGTCGAGGGACAACAAGAGGAACGAGACCCTGTTGTTGTCGTCCTCCACGGATTCGTCCAGCAACAAGACCGTGTGCTGA
- the gja3 gene encoding gap junction alpha-3 protein — MGDWSFLGRLLENAQEHSTVIGKVWLTVLFIFRILVLGAAAEEVWGDEQSDFTCNTQQPGCENVCYDEAFPISHIRFWVLQIIFVSTPTLIYLGHVLHIVRMEEKRKEKEEEMRKANKFQEEKELLYRNGGDAGGGGKKEKPPIRDEHGKIRIRGALLRTYVFNIIFKTLFEVGFILGQYFLYGFQLRPLYKCARWPCPNTVDCFISRPTEKTIFIIFMLVVACVSLLLNLLEIYHLGWKKLKQGMTNEFVPDSESLQRAKAQEPQCLASASRTVPSSLSYPPNYIDVTAGSGAFLPXVRPATMASAAEFKMGDLQQEDSLQQSSSPSRYYISNNHRLATQQNWANLATEQQTREMGSPSPSSSSSANNENEQQQTPAGAALLLPSBNTNSNANTTTNAASGSNGGSSPAIDRGGGGVDNXQEEVHRTITTVEMHEPPLMASTDPRRLSRASKSSNVRARPSDLAV, encoded by the coding sequence ATGGGCGACTGGAGTTTTCTGGGGCGGCTGCTGGAGAATGCTCAGGAGCACTCAACAGTCATCGGCAAAGTCTGGCTGACCGTCCTCTTCATCTTCAGGATCCTGGTGCTCGGCGCCGCGGCCGAGGAGGTCTGGGGCGACGAGCAGTCCGACTTCACCTGCAACACCCAGCAGCCCGGCTGCGAGAACGTCTGCTACGACGAGGCCTTCCCCATCTCGCACATCCGCTTCTGGGTGCTGCAGATCATCTTYGTGTCCACGCCGACCCTCATCTACCTGGGCCACGTGCTGCACATCGTCCGCATGGAGGAGAAGcggaaggagaaggaggaggagatgcgCAAAGCGAACAAGTTCCAAGAGGAGAAGGAACTCCTTTACAGAAACGGCGGCGATGCCGGAGGCGGCGGAAAGAAGGAGAAGCCGCCCATCAGAGACGAGCACGGCAAAATCCGCATCAGAGGTGCGCTGCTGCGCACTTAcgtgttcaatattattttcaaGACCCTGTTTGAAGTGGGTTTCATTTTGGGCCAGTATTTCCTGTATGGCTTCCAGCTGAGGCCCCTCTACAAATGCGCACGTTGGCCGTGCCCCAACACTGTTGACTGCTTCATATCAAGGCCCACTGAAAAGaccatttttattatatttatgctTGTGGTGGCTTGCGTGTCTCTTTTGCTGAATTTGTTAGAGATCTATCACCTCGGATGGAAGAAACTCAAGCAGGGCATGACGAACGAGTTCGTCCCCGACAGCGAGTCGCTGCAGCGCGCCAAAGCTCAAGAACCTCAGTGTTTGGCCTCGGCCTCCAGAACTGTCCCATCCAGCCTCAGCTACCCTCCCAACTACATAGACGTGACAGCAGGCAGCGGGGCGTTCCTGCCAYCTGTAAGGCCGGCGACGATGGCTTCAGCGGCGGAGTTCAAGATGGGTGACCTCCAGCAGGAAGATTCCCTTCAGCAGTCTTCTTCGCCTTCTCGGTACTACATCAGCAACAACCACAGGCTGGCCACACAGCAGAACTGGGCCAACCTGGCCACCGAGCAGCAGACTCGGGAGATGGGTTCCCCTTCGCCATCCTCGTCTTCTTCTGCCAACAATGAGAACGAACAGCAGCAGACGCCGGCTGGTGCTGCGCTGCTTCTTCCCAGCRACAACACCAACAGCAATGCCAACACCACCACCAACGCCGCCTCAGGCAGCAATGGCGGCAGCAGCCCAGCCATCGACAGAGGCGGCGGAGGAGTCGACAACGYGCAGGAGGAGGTCCACCGCACCATCACAACTGTGGAGATGCATGAGCCTCCGCTCATGGCCAGCACAGATCCTCGGCGGCTCAGCCGGGCGAGCAAGAGCAGCAACGTCAGGGCCAGGCCAAGCGACCTGGCTGTCTAG